A DNA window from Engystomops pustulosus chromosome 6, aEngPut4.maternal, whole genome shotgun sequence contains the following coding sequences:
- the MIF4GD gene encoding MIF4G domain-containing protein, giving the protein MGDEYKIQVFDAETQNLLKTALKDPSSVDLEKVANVIVEQSLRDATFSKESGKMCYTIIQAESKESGRSIFRSSLLNRLQTEYRNREEMRARSVQEWVCYVSFICNIFDYLRINNMPMLALVNPVYDCLFQLAQPESLQREEEVDCLVLQLHKVGEQLEKMNAQKMDELFSLLRDSFLLQNALGSLAQLLLLEMIEYRAAGWKMTDAAQKYYYSEVSE; this is encoded by the exons ATGGGGGACGAGTACAAGATCCAAGTGTTTGATGCTGAAACACAAAATCTTCTCAAGACGGCATTAAAGG ATCCGTCCAGCGTAGATCTGGAGAAAGTGGCCAACGTCATCGTAGAACAGTCGCTACGAGATGCCACGTTCAGCAAAGAGTCTGGGAAAATGTGCTACACTATTATCCAG GCGGAGAGTAAGGAGTCCGGCCGCAGCATCTTCCGCTCATCCCTCCTGAACAGACTACAAACCGAATATCGGAACCGGGAGGAGATGAGGGCGCGCTCCGTGCAGGAGTGGGTGTGCTACGTCAGCTTCATCTGCAATATTTTTGACTATTTGAGA ATCAATAACATGCCAATGCTGGCCTTGGTCAACCCTGTATATGACTGCCTCTTTCAGTTGGCACAGCCTGAGAGCttgcagagagaggaggag GTGGACTGTCTGGTTCTACAATTGCACAAGGTGGGGGAGCAGCTGGAGAAGATGAACGCCCAAAAAATGGACGAGCTTTTTTCTCTGCTGCGGGACAGCTTCCTGCTTCAGAATGCACTGGGGTCTCTGGCCCAGCTACTGCTGCTGGAGATGATAGAATACCGTGCGGCCGGCTGGAAGATGACAGACGCTGCACAGAAGTATTACTACAGCGAGGTGTCAGAGTGA
- the MRPS7 gene encoding small ribosomal subunit protein uS7m, whose protein sequence is MAAPRCKLFVQQIKAGLPSFIQVRWSRYNPQFLDPDTDKEKYRQPIEELSKEEREEWELKSVRPIKACPPGLTSSVFTDPAISKFTNIMMKGGNKILSRDIMNKTLEKIKRIQLEKYYKASAEERENIECNPYTIFHQALEQCTPIIGLTSVLKGGKSYQVPVPLTDKKRRFMAMKWIITEGREKKARRTCMYDRLADILLEAFRGEGNIIKKKHDLHKMAEANRAFAHFRWW, encoded by the exons atggcggcgcccaggtGTAAACTGTTCGTACAGCAAATAAAAGCTGGATTACCGAG CTTCATCCAGGTGCGATGGAGCCGCTACAACCCTCAGTTCTTGGATCCGGATACGGATAAGGAGAAGTACCGGCAGCCCATCGAGGAGCTCAGCAAGGAGGAGCGTGAGGAATGGGAACTGAAGTCTGTGCGCCCCATCAAGGCGTGTCCCCCCGGGCTGACCAGCTCTGTATTCACTGACCCGGCTATAAG CAAATTCACCAACATAATGATGAAAGGCGGCAATAAGATTTTGTCACGAGATATCATGAACAAG ACATTGGAGAAAATAAAGAGAATCCAGTTGGAGAAGTATTACAAGGCCAGTGCTGAGGAGCGGGAGAACATCGAGTGCAACCCCTACACTATATTCCACCAGGCGCTGGAGCAGTGCACTCCCATCATTGGCCTCACCAGTGTCTTAAAGGGAGGGAAATCCTACCAG gtCCCAGTTCCCCTCACAGACAAGAAGCGTCGCTTTATGGCAATGAAGTGGATCATCACCGAAGGCCGGGAGAAGAAGGCGCGCCGCACCTGTATGTACGACCGGCTGGCGGATATCCTGCTGGAAGCTTTCCGCGGGGAGGGCAACATCATCAAGAAGAAGCACGACCTCCATAAAATGGCAGAGGCCAACCGAGCCTTCGCTCACTTCCGATGGTGGTAG